The Lolium rigidum isolate FL_2022 chromosome 1, APGP_CSIRO_Lrig_0.1, whole genome shotgun sequence region agcgtcgcccccttttttgacgttatgacgatgtcgtcgatgtacacttgcacattttttccaatctgtgtcgccaacacttctgcatcatcctctgatatgttgctcccgcgtttttcagaccaaagggcattgttctatagcaaaacacgccgtaaggtgtgatgaacgctgttttttacttcatcttcttcttttaatctgatctggttataaccagaatatgcgtccaaaaaggaaagatgttcacatcctgccgtggagtcgataatttggtcgatcctcgggagggaaaagtgatcctttggacaatgttacttgagacacgtaaagtcgacgcacatgcgaaggaccttagtgtttttcttcggcaccaacactggatttgctacccatgtggcctctgtgtgcagctccttgataaaaccagcttctcttagtcgatcaatttctgacgagcatagccttgcggtttggttccgaaaacgtcgcaaaggttgtttgattggtctcgctagtggatccaagtttagttggtgctcggcaagttccctgggtactcctggcatgtcagctggacaccatgcgaagattttccagttctcacggaggaactcgacgagcacgctttcctatgcgaggtccatgtcgtttgcgacggacgtcgtcttcttcgggtctgtcgggtgaatctgcacctccttagaatttttctcagtattgaaagttgattctttatttggccttcccacgtctggcagcacgtcatagtcagtcatgagccttgacgccaaatattcagcttgcatcccgaaagtttctgatattcgatgaaaatccttatcacatttatcggctagggcgaagcttcctttgactgtgattggccccttgggtccaggcatcctccacaacaggtacgtgtaatgtggtaccgccataaatctagcatatgctggtcgtcccaacagagcgtggtactgtgacgggaaatctacgacttcaaattccaacttctcgatcctgtaattttctcgggtcccaaactgaacgtcgagattaatcttccccagctgatagcttggcttctctggtgtgataccgtggaatctcgtgtctgttggcttcaggtttgctagggatatgttcatcttccttaatgtatctgcgtacataaggtttaagctgctgccgccatctataaacacacgagatacgtcaaatcctgcgatgaccgctggtagtatgagtgctgactgccctggtcgaggaacttgctgtggatgatccgctatggtgaagccaatgtcttgccctgaccaattaagatactcgactgttggtggagtcattttttctgccataaacacctgtcgcgagattactttctgagctctattggatggccttcccttctgaatcatcgagaccgctccgttagagttaggatccacgtaaggcggtggtggaggtgctgccgctattctgagctgatgtcgattgtcgtccgtaatcgcgggaggaggtggcaagtgaatctcactccttggttcTCGAGGACTTCTttgtgctgcctgagcattagcatgccctgcgtaccttagcattgcctggaaattgcgacaatccttctgcagatgtcctgactgtctttttccgttgctgtctaggaaaaaatgcatctgacacggcccgttcatcatctcttcgggagacacgaagggcctctggaaccttggcccgctattttgcctattgtttctagagtcatctctattgtcgcctcgttgctcgttgcttctctggtactcatctctgttgtttcctcctgcgctcgctcggaaaccagccgagatttgtcctggagcatcatagctcgagtactgccgaggaaatcgtcgccttggttgataatttcgaccgcggtcttcctctggcgacctatgtcgtttgttgtgaacagcatcttctccatctgcccatctgtttgctatttccattaacgcggatactgtctttggattggtcctccccaaatcctcgacaaaatctccacgcctgatccctgcgacaaacgcatctattgctctctcgtcagatatattttctgccgagtttttgatgatattccacctttggatatattttctcattggctcgtctggcttttgtcggcacgctctcagctcctctaatgacgcaggttttttacatgtggaccggaagttcttgacgaacacgtcctcgaagctatcccagctatcgatagatcctggaggaagtttcttgatccaagatcgtgcggctccactcagatgcacctggatgctttgcatagctgttgctctggttcctcctgtgagcttcaccgtctcgagataatcgattagccaatcctctggatcttgaaggccgtcgaatttcttgaagttatcgggtaacttgaatcctgaagggactcgagtttttcgaactctccttgtgaagcatggcaacccacacatatcctcgtcgtttagctctggggactgccgatgttcccttctactttgtcgcgctctgtcgacccttgcttgtgctgcagcgtcccttgctccacttggtccttcgggagctgctgctattgctgccgcaggtcgtggactattttgccttgctgttccttcgggaggtgttgatacaaacgccgtccccatggctccaactcctgccattgccatgttgtacaatgcctcccttggatctcctgggggtggcctggatgcaaggatgaaagcttgtgtcgccatatacccagcttctggtgtcttggggatgatgtttcctctcgtgtctatcgacataaaagacatgtcgaggttttgaaccaagtgctctgtttctccttcaggtacgttttgcaaccttgatcttgctctgttccgagcttccctgtggctatcacccgaagttctagattgtcgactcagctctgcccttcgcctacttgacgcagaggctgcctcctttcttctgtttaactcagttgtctgtttttccaattcccttgcagctcgtgcgagcctgtattgatatgcttgtaattcttctGGCGTGGTTGTGGtgaccattggttctgagccatccatggcccttgcggctctatcccatgctgtttGCGGAAGTTGGACTCTGTCTCGCGGCTGTGGCCCGATATATTTGTTGCCTAGGCCTCGTCgcaaatcagagggatcgacgtatggatttcccaaatcgtcgaaagcctcagatgtttcctcctgatcacgaCTTGGCTCTCCAATGatataaatctgatgatactttgtattcagatctatgttgggtttggtgacaccatcatgaagattggcgaagaccttgcccactgtagtagatttgtcgatgaaatcgtagctgtcgacactgcttgagccatcgcttatataggagtccgcgagatgactcaaacgacatgtcgccgaagatcttggcaagTTTTTCTCTTGCTGCGAGTGCCGATGAAGCGTGACGgcgaagtttcttcctctcccGATTctcgttgacgatgtatagcttgaaaaatcggaatcgaccgccgacgatcccgacgaaatcggaatttcgacacgatacgatccctctttctcgacgcgaaagtgaaatcttccgaacgtcatctccataggctcctccagatatgcatatgcatccaaacgggagggcgggtgaggaacaaaatcgacaagaccagttgcgatctgtttacctcgatccattgcgttgcttgcggttgatgaagtcgacgatcttgaacgtgccatcgaaatcagatccttgacgcctctagtctccacagacggcgccaattgacaaggtattaacttgtcaatgcctacgggttgtagactagggtttagttggaagtagaggcaagtagatctcgaaggtttcagccgaaaagtactcgacgattatgaaaactagggtttgagagacagtgattcgatgctttctttgtccctcgactcccccttatataggaggcggagccgggggattcgtattgtacaagttacagagtccgggagggtttctaactcatcccacaagattacaaataatgcttcctattacaactctagctttccttaataatatcttgggcttccgaatcttcttattcttcgggtagtgggccttcagtaaaccccgggtactatcttcggcaggcccatttgggatgcctatgtcacccgggAAATACCCAAATTCGAAAAAAGAATGTTATTCTATTCTAACTAATGCAGGTTGCTTTTACTTCTGTTGAAAAAAACATTTACATGTAGGATATAACAATATTACAGCACAGCAACAGTTTATCTTCACTACATAGCAGGCTAAAAACACTTCCAGAATCTGATGCACAACAGAATACAAAATCTGACGCACAACAGAATACAAAATCTGACGCACAAAAGAATATAAACAATTGGTGCCTCTTACAGAGAAGCCAACCTATGGAAGGGACTTAACAACCGGTTAGAACCTGACTTCTGTGGCACATGCGGCTGAACTGCTGCTGGTGTTAGATAGTTACTACCGTCGTAGCATACTTGGCCTGGCCCAGGATTGCTTCGAAGTTGCTCACATATTTCTGGAGAAACAGAATCTGAGTACCCTTCTACAAGTGAACAATTCCATGGACTCATAGATTTGGCACTGAGAGTAACATTTGATAAGCAAATATTGCTGAAGCTGTCCCCCTGGATACCCTGGAACATTCCTGCGACCCCAATATTGACACCAACGACGTCCTTGATAGTTATATTGCTTATGATTGGGAGCGCATATTTGTCATAGTTATCGTCAGGATGTTCACCATAGTTTCCGGTAACCCTGATGGCTATTGAAACATTATCCATTCTCACATCAGCTATGTAAACATTCTTCACGTACCCGCCACGCCCTGGCGCGGTCTTGATTCTGATCCCATGCACCGAATTGATGATGTGGATTCCCTCAGCTCGGATCTCTGATATGCCACCTGACATCTCGCTTCCTAAGGCGATTCCTGAGCTGCTCCTTGTCTGTCCAATGATGTTACGGATGCTAATATTGGAGCTAGGATGAGCAAAAGAAATGCCGTACTCGTCCCACCCACTCTTGATGACGACTATGTCATCACCATTCCGGATGTAACAATCTTCGATGCAGACATTTGTGGATGAATCTAGATGGGTTTGACGTTGAATTAGTACGGACTGTTCAAGTGTGCTAAATGAAACACAGAGTTGCAAAcaagaaccaaaaaaaaaaggaaagatgtAATCTAAACGGTGATGCTAACATGACAAGAATTTCTACTCTGAAGTGTCGGATATTTTTAAAAAGAACAATTTTATGTGATATATCTGGCATTTAGTTTCTGGTGTTTTATCCATTCGAACTGAATCAAAGTTACAGTAAAGCAAAAATCTGATGAAAGATCTCACATCTGAGTATACTCATCACTCTACTTCATATTTCTTTTTTAtcatatttgtttattttatttaaAGTCATGACAAAAGGTTGATCATTTCTTTATTAGATAGTACCCACTGTAATATGTGCCTCACAAACTCCTAAATGAGAGAAACAAAGAAAGTTAGGGTTGAATATATTCTAAAAAAGAATCAGAATCAGGGATCATGGAGTCACAAAAAATACAAAGTTTGAAGTTGCTTTAATCCCGATTTTTCAAGGGTGCCGATTGAACACACATTCGCaaagaactcaaaaaaaaaaaacatgtaatcTAAAATCAGATACATGGCCCAAATTTGTGCTATGAAGTGTCAgatatttgcaaaaaaaaaaaaaaaacacttttgtacactatatgtggtatttcgtcAAAAATCTGATGAAAGATCTCATGTCTGAGTATAGATAATACAAATTCATAAGTCTACTTTATAATCCGTACATTTTTTTCTTTATAAGATTTTGTTTGTTTTATGTAATGTTATGAAAAAGGTTCATCATTTCTTTATAAGATAGTGCCCACTGTAATTTGTGCCTCATGAACTGCTAAATGAGAGAAAAAATGGAAGGCTTGAATATATtgtgaaaaaaaaatcataataGGGGATCATGGAATCACAAGaaattcaaagtttcaaaaaataaaatcaagcTCACCTGGATCAATTCCGTCGGTGTTCGGTGAACTGATGGGTGCTAGGATCGTGAGATGTtggacaagcacttggctgtttaTTTAGCAGAAAAAGCAAGCTAATAAATTTGCAATCCAAATTTCTCCCATCATCTTCGAAATTCCAACGTATAATACAACATATGAATTCTTACAGTATATGTTctaaatacatccaaatttaagaGAACAAATGTATAGTTCCTCCATCTTTTCAAGGTATGGACAGTCAAGTGCAGCAGTATGTGGCTATCCGTTTCGGTGACCTGTGGCTGGATGTGCCACTTTCTCCACTTGTTAGTGCACTGAGTGAGAGCTAGGAGTCTACAACTGCATCACGAAATGAACCAGAGAAAGAGAAGGAAGTCACTTCAGCACCCAAAGATGGATTTGTTCCAATGCTATCCAAGGCAGCGAAGAGCTTCAAAAGTTGTCGCATATGACTAGCACCTAAGGGTGCATAAGGCTGCTTCTTTAGATTCGGTTCCTCCTGGTTTTGCAAAGTGACTTCAGGCTCCGATGGGGTTCAATGAAACATCACTTGAGGGGTGGACTGTTTCTTGCAAAAAGAGCAGCTCCAATGAAGATAGCTTCGCCGAGGCAGTCCGTTTTGGCTCCGGTCACTCCACCAAGACGTGAAGTAGTCTCTTTGTCTACTACGACGACTAAGGTCGCAGTGCCACTCACTCCTTCCAAACTGAAGGTGG contains the following coding sequences:
- the LOC124699992 gene encoding probable polygalacturonase; the protein is MLSCSHDNCMLIIDGEGQRDNVRAAYFSKRKMCRSADIFQVFLVFATIVSANQWTSVSSMYCQDLSASVYRPHSVSITEFGAVGDGITLNTKSFQNAIFYLTSFANKGGAQLFVPAGRWLTGSFSLISHLTVSLDKDAVIIGSPDSSDWPIIDPLPSYGRGRELPGKRHQSLIFGSNLTDVIISGANGTIDGQGENWWNWFHNHTLNYTRPPLLEFMYSTRVVVSNLTFKDSPFWNIHPVYCSQVLVQHLTILAPISSPNTDGIDPDSSTNVCIEDCYIRNGDDIVVIKSGWDEYGISFAHPSSNISIRNIIGQTRSSSGIALGSEMSGGISEIRAEGIHIINSVHGIRIKTAPGRGGYVKNVYIADVRMDNVSIAIRVTGNYGEHPDDNYDKYALPIISNITIKDVVGVNIGVAGMFQGIQGDSFSNICLSNVTLSAKSMSPWNCSLVEGYSDSVSPEICEQLRSNPGPGQVCYDGSNYLTPAAVQPHVPQKSGSNRLLSPFHRLASL